One stretch of Paenibacillus sp. FSL R5-0341 DNA includes these proteins:
- the argH gene encoding argininosuccinate lyase: MSKLWGGRFTKQTNHLVEEYTASINFDKALAEEDIQGSLAHVTMLGKCGILPAEDVETIKEGLITVLHKIRAGEVEFSVSDEDIHMNIEKNLIETIGPVGGKLHTGRSRNDQVATDMHLYLRERVVGFVGMLHSLQEALIGQAKDNLDTIVPGYTHLQRAQPILFAHHLMAYVSMFQRDAERLMDSYKRINILPLGAGALAGTTFPIDRHFVAEQLGFDGVYENSLDAVSDRDFIVEFLAAASLIMTHLSRLSEELVLWSSTEFGFVELDDAFCTGSSIMPQKKNPDVPELVRGKTGRVYGNLIGLLTVLKSLPLAYNKDMQEDKEGMFDTVATLEGALQLFAPMIATMTVNKDRMRQAVNQDFSNATDIADFLVGEGLPFRQAHEVIGKTVLYCIQNSKYLLDLTIDEFRQFSPLFDDRIYDVLQPEAVVNARNVYGGTASGQVAEAIGRSEKVLEITEQWITNRG; the protein is encoded by the coding sequence GTGAGTAAGCTGTGGGGAGGACGTTTTACAAAACAAACCAATCATTTGGTTGAGGAATATACGGCATCGATCAATTTTGACAAAGCTTTGGCTGAGGAAGATATTCAGGGTAGTCTGGCCCATGTAACGATGCTGGGCAAATGTGGTATTCTTCCGGCGGAAGATGTGGAGACCATCAAAGAAGGTCTGATCACCGTTTTGCACAAAATCCGTGCAGGTGAAGTGGAATTCTCCGTATCGGACGAAGACATCCACATGAATATTGAGAAAAACCTGATCGAAACGATCGGCCCTGTAGGCGGAAAATTACATACAGGCCGTAGCCGGAATGACCAGGTTGCAACGGATATGCACTTGTACCTGCGCGAGCGTGTGGTTGGATTTGTAGGCATGCTGCATTCCTTGCAGGAAGCATTGATTGGACAAGCGAAGGATAACCTCGATACCATCGTACCGGGTTATACGCATCTTCAACGGGCACAGCCAATTTTGTTCGCCCATCACCTGATGGCATATGTATCCATGTTCCAACGGGATGCGGAGCGTCTGATGGACAGCTACAAACGCATTAACATCCTGCCATTGGGCGCAGGTGCGCTTGCGGGCACAACATTCCCGATTGACCGTCATTTTGTGGCGGAACAACTGGGCTTCGATGGCGTTTACGAGAACAGTCTGGACGCAGTAAGCGACCGTGACTTCATCGTTGAGTTCCTGGCGGCAGCTTCGCTGATCATGACTCACTTGTCCCGTCTGAGTGAAGAACTGGTATTGTGGAGCAGCACGGAGTTTGGTTTCGTTGAACTGGACGATGCGTTCTGCACAGGCAGCAGCATTATGCCTCAGAAGAAAAACCCAGACGTTCCTGAACTCGTTCGTGGTAAAACAGGACGTGTGTACGGCAACCTGATCGGTTTGCTGACGGTACTGAAATCTCTTCCACTGGCATACAACAAAGACATGCAGGAAGACAAAGAAGGCATGTTCGACACGGTAGCGACGCTGGAGGGTGCACTGCAACTGTTTGCTCCAATGATCGCAACAATGACAGTGAATAAAGATCGGATGCGTCAAGCAGTCAACCAGGATTTCTCCAATGCTACGGATATTGCCGACTTCCTCGTAGGCGAAGGTTTGCCTTTCCGTCAGGCGCATGAAGTGATTGGTAAAACGGTGCTGTACTGCATCCAGAACAGCAAGTATTTGCTGGATCTGACGATTGATGAATTCCGTCAGTTCTCCCCACTGTTCGATGACCGGATCTATGATGTGCTGCAACCGGAAGCGGTTGTGAACGCTCGTAATGTTTACGGTGGAACTGCTTCGGGTCAAGTTGCTGAAGCCATTGGACGCAGTGAGAAGGTATTGGAGATTACCGAGCAATGGATTACGAATCGCGGTTAA
- a CDS encoding argininosuccinate synthase produces MAKEKIVLAYSGGLDTSVILKWLKETYDAEIIAFTADIGQKDELDGLEEKALATGASKVYIDDLRDEFAKDFIYPMFQAGALYEGQYLLGTSIARPLIAKRMVDIARAEGATAIAHGATGKGNDQVRFELNAAALTPDINVIAPWRLEEFRNQFPGRAEMIAYAEKHGIPVTASAAKPYSTDRNLLHISYESGVLEDPWFDPSADENKDMFLLSSAPEDAPDQAEYVELEFEQGDCVALNGERLSPLQVMEQLNELGGKHGIGRVDMVENRFVGMKSRGVYETPGGTILFTAHRKMESITMDREVMNLRDSLITRYSTLVYNGFWFAPERLALQALVTESQKNVTGTVRVKLYKGNIIGAGVKSPVSLYNPDIATMEADPTQAYDQGDATGFIRLNALRLKVNSGVEQNKN; encoded by the coding sequence ATGGCTAAGGAAAAAATTGTACTCGCGTATTCAGGCGGGTTGGACACATCTGTAATTTTGAAATGGTTGAAAGAAACGTACGATGCTGAGATTATTGCATTCACAGCGGATATCGGACAAAAGGATGAATTGGACGGCTTGGAGGAAAAAGCACTGGCAACAGGCGCTTCCAAAGTATACATTGACGATTTGCGCGATGAGTTCGCGAAAGATTTCATCTATCCGATGTTCCAGGCGGGTGCCCTTTATGAAGGACAATACCTGCTCGGTACAAGTATCGCTCGTCCACTGATCGCTAAACGCATGGTGGATATCGCTCGTGCAGAAGGTGCTACAGCCATCGCTCACGGCGCTACAGGTAAAGGAAATGACCAAGTTCGCTTTGAGCTGAACGCGGCTGCACTGACACCAGATATTAACGTAATCGCACCTTGGCGTTTGGAAGAGTTCCGTAACCAGTTCCCGGGACGTGCTGAGATGATCGCTTACGCTGAGAAACACGGTATTCCGGTAACCGCATCTGCGGCTAAACCATATTCCACAGACCGTAACTTGCTGCATATCAGCTATGAGAGCGGTGTGCTTGAAGATCCTTGGTTCGATCCAAGCGCGGACGAGAACAAAGACATGTTCTTGCTGAGCAGTGCACCTGAAGATGCACCGGATCAAGCAGAATATGTTGAACTGGAATTCGAACAAGGCGACTGTGTTGCACTGAACGGTGAGCGCCTGAGCCCGCTGCAAGTGATGGAGCAACTGAACGAGCTGGGTGGCAAACATGGGATTGGCCGTGTAGATATGGTTGAGAACCGTTTTGTTGGTATGAAGAGCCGTGGCGTATACGAAACACCAGGTGGAACAATCCTGTTCACAGCACATCGCAAAATGGAGTCCATCACGATGGACCGTGAAGTGATGAACCTGCGTGATAGCCTAATCACACGTTACAGCACACTCGTTTACAACGGCTTCTGGTTCGCACCGGAACGTCTGGCGCTGCAAGCGCTGGTAACTGAAAGCCAGAAGAACGTAACAGGTACGGTTCGTGTGAAACTGTACAAAGGCAACATCATCGGCGCAGGCGTGAAAAGTCCTGTCAGCCTCTACAATCCGGACATCGCAACGATGGAAGCTGATCCAACACAGGCTTATGATCAAGGCGATGCAACAGGCTTTATCCGCCTGAATGCACTACGTTTGAAAGTAAACTCCGGCGTGGAGCAAAACAAAAACTAA
- the argF gene encoding ornithine carbamoyltransferase, with protein MTAQQTEKVQKIDLRGRDFIEFTDYTAEEIRYLLDLAIEIKGKQKSGVPFQPLKGKTIGLIFEKSSTRTRVSFEVGMFQLGGHALFLSKNDIQLGRGETTHDTAKVLSRYLDGIMIRTFGHHNVTELAEHADVPVINGLSDAAHPCQVLADFQTVLEHKGKLAGLKMAYIGDGNNMAHSLMLGAAKMGMHVAVATPEGYEPDSAVVEQARIIAQESGSEVTVTYSAQEAAKDADIVYTDVWASMGFEEEQKIREQAFAAYQVDEELMKGAKPDYMFLHCLPAHRGEEVSAGVIDGPNSLIFDQAENRLHAQKALMAALMSE; from the coding sequence ATGACAGCACAACAGACGGAAAAGGTTCAAAAGATTGATCTGAGAGGCCGGGATTTTATCGAATTCACGGACTACACGGCAGAGGAGATTCGTTATCTGCTTGATCTCGCGATTGAGATTAAAGGCAAGCAAAAAAGCGGTGTACCTTTTCAACCGTTGAAAGGCAAAACGATCGGACTTATTTTTGAAAAATCATCCACACGTACGCGTGTATCCTTTGAAGTGGGTATGTTCCAATTGGGCGGACACGCGCTCTTCCTGAGCAAAAATGATATCCAGTTGGGTCGTGGGGAAACAACACATGATACTGCCAAAGTATTGTCCCGCTACCTGGACGGCATCATGATCCGTACCTTTGGACACCATAATGTAACTGAACTGGCAGAGCATGCGGATGTTCCAGTCATTAATGGCCTGAGCGATGCGGCGCATCCTTGCCAGGTACTGGCGGACTTCCAAACGGTGCTGGAACACAAAGGCAAGCTGGCAGGTCTGAAAATGGCCTACATCGGAGATGGCAACAACATGGCCCACTCCTTGATGCTTGGTGCAGCGAAGATGGGTATGCATGTTGCTGTAGCAACGCCAGAAGGCTATGAGCCGGATAGTGCGGTTGTGGAGCAGGCACGCATCATTGCACAGGAGAGCGGTTCTGAAGTGACTGTAACTTACAGTGCACAAGAAGCAGCCAAAGATGCAGATATCGTGTACACGGATGTATGGGCGAGCATGGGCTTTGAAGAAGAGCAGAAGATTCGGGAGCAGGCATTTGCCGCATATCAAGTGGACGAGGAACTGATGAAAGGCGCGAAGCCAGACTACATGTTCCTGCATTGTCTGCCAGCACACCGCGGCGAAGAAGTGAGTGCCGGTGTAATTGACGGACCGAACTCCCTGATCTTTGATCAGGCGGAGAATCGCTTGCATGCACAGAAAGCATTAATGGCTGCGTTAATGAGCGAATAG